The following coding sequences are from one Gossypium hirsutum isolate 1008001.06 chromosome A12, Gossypium_hirsutum_v2.1, whole genome shotgun sequence window:
- the LOC107920040 gene encoding uncharacterized protein isoform X2 translates to MVLPSQVPKKEARRIEFNNPRSFLLPGSSLASVESLSMPLVHEVVYSADIRCAECQMRIADIISRMNDTDSVLVNVLENKVTLTSRYPGSTKLGSRQVPVIYRNPISTMAMIKKLFRLSRS, encoded by the exons ATGGTTCTCCCTAGTCAGGTGCCTAAGAAAGAAGCCAGAAGAATTGAATTCAACAACCCAAGGAGCTTTTTACTTCCTGGAAGTAGCCTTGCCTCTGTTGAATCCTTATCCATGCCTCTC GTCCACGAAGTTGTTTACTCAGCAGATATTAGATGTGCAGAGTGTCAAATGAGAATAGCAGACATAATCTCAAGAATGAATG ATACAGATTCTGTTTTGGTAAATGTGTTGGAGAACAAGGTAACACTCACCTCTAGATACCCTGGAAGTACTAAGTTGGGTTCAAGGCAAGTTCCTGTTATTTATAGGAATCCTATCAGCACAATGGCCATGATCAAGAAGCTCTTTCGCTTGTCCCGTAGTTGA
- the LOC107920040 gene encoding uncharacterized protein isoform X1 gives MVLPSQVPKKEARRIEFNNPRSFLLPGSSLASVESLSMPLVHEVVYSADIRCAECQMRIADIISRMNADTDSVLVNVLENKVTLTSRYPGSTKLGSRQVPVIYRNPISTMAMIKKLFRLSRS, from the exons ATGGTTCTCCCTAGTCAGGTGCCTAAGAAAGAAGCCAGAAGAATTGAATTCAACAACCCAAGGAGCTTTTTACTTCCTGGAAGTAGCCTTGCCTCTGTTGAATCCTTATCCATGCCTCTC GTCCACGAAGTTGTTTACTCAGCAGATATTAGATGTGCAGAGTGTCAAATGAGAATAGCAGACATAATCTCAAGAATGAATG CAGATACAGATTCTGTTTTGGTAAATGTGTTGGAGAACAAGGTAACACTCACCTCTAGATACCCTGGAAGTACTAAGTTGGGTTCAAGGCAAGTTCCTGTTATTTATAGGAATCCTATCAGCACAATGGCCATGATCAAGAAGCTCTTTCGCTTGTCCCGTAGTTGA
- the LOC107919351 gene encoding heavy metal-associated isoprenylated plant protein 26: MSGRQLCCMVLRLNIDCYGCFRKLRRTLLNMKEIETHLIEKQQCKVSVCGRLRPSDVAIKIRKKMNRRVEILEINEVEDEQTEQNQITGQ; encoded by the exons ATGTCAGGAAGG CAGCTCTGTTGCATGGTGCTGAGACTTAACATAGACTGCTATGGCTGTTTCAGGAAACTAAGAAGAACCCTTCTTAATATGAAAG AAATAGAGACGCACTTGATAGAGAAGCAGCAATGCAAGGTAAGCGTATGTGGGAGGTTAAGACCCTCAGATGTGGCGATAAAGATAAGAAAGAAGATGAATCGAAGAGTAGAGATACTGGAAATTAATGAGGTTGAGGATGAACAAACAGAGCAAAATCAAATCACTGGCCAATGA